The sequence cgacaaaataaaattaattgaaatcttctcagatgaaaatttaaatagtacttttattgcatttttgaaatccaaacttgagggaaaagcacgcgaagcattaccaaccgtaataaattcagtcgatgacataaagactgccttgagaaatagaataaaacccgacaactcgaaagttgtttctggtaaaatcgcgtctttacatgtcatcaataataattactcagactttgctaagcgcgttgaagaactatccgacgcattggaacgttctttgattattgaaggtatgacacaagccaaggcacatgaaatggccgtagagcaaacagtgaatgtgtgcaggttgaacactcgttcagaattggtcaaatccatcctggcttcaactaccttcagtgattcaaaagacgtagttgcaaaaatgatagtcgaacgtaataatgaggtaaaagaaagacaagtactagcattccgtactcgtggtaattggcaaacaggttttcgaggaaattatagaggtaataatttcaataataggtacaacaatccaaatgcaagattcaacaataacaatagaaataattacaacaataataattacgggtacactaattctaatagaggtaataatgacagatatagcactaatagaaacaatcagcctagtagtagtaacaataatgctaataataatagacgttcaaattcgcgaagtaatgccaatgtacgcgctttaaacgtgaacgaccctcaggagcgaacactgggggatcgggatcacgatttagacaattaaacgaatcttcttcaaaaatattaaaatccatctactgcttgaaccttaattattcagattttattgaacttcaatgtagcgattcctacaaaccatgtacttttctagtagattcacaagcagatatttctttaatcaaaatttcaagtttatatcaaaattgtaactttaatactaacgaaataacaaacataacaggcgtaacgcctgaaacaatttcaactttaggaaccttaaaaaccaacttaattgcatataaattcttgataccgcatactttacatgtagttaacgacgatttcaatataccttcagacggaatactcggcaaagactttttaaaatttaataaatgcattattaattacgcaagcgatagcataactattaataccggattagataacgcaaatataccaattttacacggcacgagtaccgattctttagttattcctccgagatgtgaagtttatcggttatttaaattaccaaaatgcgataatcctgtttttgtagactcgcaagaaatctgtaatggtgtttttacggcaaagtgcattgttgacacaaataatccagttataaaaattttaaatattactgacgaagtaaaacatgtcaacaattgcaatatcgtaacggaagatatcaccaactacaatgtctacaaaatcaatgaaacttcaaaagatcaaaaacgcttagaggaattaacgaaaattttgaaaaatcaaatgccgggttatgctcaaaaacaattaatagatttatgcttaaaatatgccgatgtattcgctttaaaaactgatcgtatgactttaaataacttttacgaacaaaagctacgtttaactgataaaaatccagtctatataaaaaattatcgtttaccatatacacaacgtgaagaaattaataaacaagtcgaaaatttaatgcgaaatgatttaatagaacccagcttttctaattataacagccctttaattttggtgccgaaaaaggatcctacaggccaaaagtcttaccgtatgtgcgttgatttcagagcagtcaacaaaaagcttatcgcagacaaatttccgttggcacgcgtagacgacatactcgacaatcttggcagagccaaatatttttcgactttagatcttttttctggttttcaccaaataccacttcatgttaattctagagacgttacatctttcagtacagatcgaggagcttttcgttggaaagttttacctttcggtttaaatatagcaccaaactctttttcacgtatgatgtcattagcattttcaggcatttcgccaaatcaagcttttatgtacattgacgatgttatcgtcatcggatgtagcgagacacatcacctcaaaaatttagaaaaagttttcgaaacttgcagaaaattcaatttaaagttaaatcccaacaaatgcaatttccttcgttctgaagtaacttttttaggccataaatgcacctccaaaggcctgctgccagatgactcaaaaatagacgcaattaaaaaatacactaagccaaaagacaaagacgctgttaggcgattcgttgcatttgcaaattattataggcgttttatacctaactttgcgtcactggcagcccctttaaatcgtctaaatcggaaaaaagttgaatttgtttgggatgatgcttgcgaaaatgctttcgaaaaattaagattatcattaatgtctcctcaattattacaataccctgatttttcaaaagaatttattatcactgtagatgcatctaagagtggttgtggcgctatattaagccaaaagcatggagataatgacttaccgatttgctttgcatcaaaatctttcaataaagccgaacagaaaaaggcaatcatagaattagaacttttagcaatacattttgctataaaacattttcggccgtatgtctacggtacacatttcacggtaaaatcagaccatagaccattagtttatctattcaatatgaaagatccttcctcgaaactctctagaatcagattagatttatcagaatacaattttacaattgaatatattaaaggaaaatcgaatgttgtggctgatgctctttcgcgtataagtatagacgagattaaagattcgacaaaacacgttttagccgttaaaacgcgattacaaactaaacaacaagaattacaaaatgaaaaaataagtttaaatgatacgacctctaacgataataaagtacaagtttatgataaattttcatacgatttttcaaaaaagataccgcgagtaaaatcaacaatacaatataataaacataaggagatctccaatttacaaatttatgcgcatttaaaacataaaaaatataatttacttaatatcgtgactgctaacgaaataacgaatttagatgagttactttcgaggctggaaaaagcagccgacaatcacaatattaaacaattagaatggccaagaaatgatatatttttcaataatttttcaattacgaattttaaaatccgcggaaatgaaattttaaaatcattacaaataatattgacggaccctgtagagaccgtaacagacaatgaacagaaacaaaaacttatgacaatttatcacgaagatccactgttaggaggccattgcggaacaaaaaggttatatgccaaattaagaactaaatattactggaaaaacatgacacgtgatatagcgaaatttgtgaaaaattgcaataaatgtcttttaaataaagtgagaccaaaaacaaaagaaaatcttgtccttactccaacaccctgtaaaccatttgatatagtgattatcgatacaataggtccacttccagaatcaaactatggtaacaagttcgctgttactatgatttgtgacttttctaaatacctggtaacagtagctgtaccagataaatcagcaaaaactatcgcatgtgctatttttgaaacctttatactaacatatggtacaatgagagccattagatccgatttagggacggaatacaaaaatgaattattctcggaattaacaaaacttttaaaaattaatcatgatttctcaacagcttatcaccacgaaactgttggtactgttgaaagaaaccatagagtctttaacgaatatttacgtgcatatctagatgaaacgtattcagattgggatacgtatttgaagtattttacatttttacataatactacaagtagttcggtttttgataataaatttactcctttcgaattaatatttggcagaaaatctacaatgccacatgaattacaaaaggaacaaatcgatccgatctataatgtagaaaattatacaaaagaactaaaatatagaatgcaaaaatctcataaaatggcaagaaatttgattaataaacataaaattagaaataaagaattatacgataaaactgctaagcctttagaaattaaaattaatgatagggttttagtggaaacagaaccgagaaataaacatagaaatatatatcaaggtccctacataataaagaatatcgatggaccaaatgtaaaaatttttgatgaaattaataaaattgaaaaaattgtacacaaaaatcgtatacaaaaaattaattaaattgatagccgaaaataatctttaaatataaacctactttaagaacatgccaataaggccaaactaaacaacctgttaatgttaatttttaatacggcctaatgtacaatatttatatgttaaattgtaatacttaataaatatatattttactcaatttaataataagcatacatttaaaaaaaaatagtaacggctcacttcaaactaaaaacattatttttttacatatttcattttcttataaatttaaatcttaatcctagtaaagcctaaagaagaatgtggcaagactgatcaccttgccaaattcttcttttctaaagggggatgatgtagtgtcaaattgggttactgcatttaaatctggcaactccccctctaataaaaaaagatgcagccatgcatgtatgcacttggcattactgggtgagagagtcgaatgacggagaattctgattggctgaatcctccgttagtcgactctatcacgccatcgcatcataagattttcccgttatgcgttTTTGCATACCGGCAAAGTTGCTTTGAGGCGTCAGTATTTTTTCTACAGTTTGAGTTTGGATTGAGCCGGCACGACACGAACACGCGAAAAATGAAAcgtaaaagaaataaaagttgTGAACATAAATTAAAAGACTAAAAGCTAAGTGAACGTGTACAAGTTTAAAAATagttatataaacaaacaaacgaaaactacacatttattggaaattaaaaactaaataaaacaaacataaaccaaataaaattaaccattaaattaaacaaagaaaagaatatatttttattgttgtgtgtgtgtgtgcgtgcgtgtgGCTGCGAGCCCAAAGTTGAGTGGCATCAGCATGCCACTTTACAgtaactacagaaggtgtctgtacagcgaatgaaaagatagaggcagtaaaggattggccaagaccacagaacctacatgaattgagaagttttcttgggctgtgcacatattaccgccgatttgtaccaaatttttccagcgtagcccatagcctccatgagcttacaagaaaaaacaaagcttttgaatggaagaaggagccagaagtggctttccaaacattgaaggagcgtttatgcactgccccaatgttagcatatccgattccaggagcaacatttattctagatacagatgcgaggggatatgctataggaggcgttttattacaactggtcgatggacaggagaaggtagttgcatattacagccgatcaattggaaaaccagagaggaactattgcgtcaCACGGAGAGAGCTATTAGCAttcattggtagagtgcattaaacattttcacaaatacctctacggccagcgattccgtgtcaggacagatcacgcagcgttgaaatggcttctgcagttccgtaatccggaaggacaattggcacggtggatcgagctacaaagctacgacttttccattgagcatcgaaaaggtagtacccatggaaatgctgattcaatgtcacgaagaccatgtagtttggaatgcaagcactgttcaaaagccgaggctaaagaagacattatagatgtccggctaatgaatataacatgtacagatgaatgggacaaggaacagctaagaaagtgccagctagaagatgcagatctgtcacgtgttatgcaagggctcgaacgaaatgaaagaccaaacagagaagagatgtcagcagagagtcccattgcgaagtcatattgggcacagtggaacagtttagaattgatatccggttgccttcatcgagtatgggagagtgaggatggtaaatacaagaataaactgatagttgttcccagaaagaggattcctgacgggctcagcgagctgcataatggtccaagcggaggtcatctcagacttaggtggagggcagtgtcacggatcactaaggcgatgctaaggccatgccaagcaatatttacgttaataatcaaatcaagtatacacatatataaggcagcccagagagatgtcacacacagatgcatttacttatacgcctatgtgcgcgcgagagactgtaaactacaaacattcacattaataattcaatctttatgtatctacataaacgaataaataattgcgtctacacatatgtaccatgtacgaatacgagcagcggagagtcaatgcgcaaacacatgcatatatctgagaagtttgagagctactggactagtagattctggaagcgcctaaaagatgtataaaattgtgcaattttagttatagctgagaagtttgagagctcatggacaatgctagtacattctggaaaaatgcgaacgaggaaaccaaagggtataaaaggcaacagatgtagaggcgctgtaattcagtttgagttaagctaccaatcagtttgattaagcacgcgatctggcggccaatagtagagtttcatttgagttatcaatcagtttggttattaagccagcgagtagcaaagtataagtgttattgtgaagtactttaataaaggccatttttccattgttcaatattggagtcatttattcaacagttcagtgattcaaacttcgcagaggattgcaaataagaggatttgcagcaaattcgttacaatacgttaactttactacaagtggatgcagcttgctaaagaacaaggttgaggctacacaTACGTATacttagttcagtattggaacgaactcaccgctttaaccgctgatattcgttgtcgcaattggcctggccgcaggcctatgttcgctgccctggggttgtcattgtagctggtatattgtagcccgtatggtcgtagctgataaagatgcggctagtattgttgtagccgttatggtcgtagcggatagggttgcgctagtattgttatagccggtatggacgtagctgataaagatgcggctagtattgttgtcggtggtaccgcctgttgtaggtgttaacattagtggccgcaggcctatgttcgcggccccgctGTATGCGTTGCagctggtggtggcggtacgtctggtggttgttgcactcgtggttggcgctaatggaagggttgggggaggtactactgatggtgatgcccgtgataatagtaggcgccgttggtggtggtgagcgctttgggtcgaggtaaccgagtgaaccgggtggcgataaagcttcgtgctaccctgtacgagccggatgacttggctctttgacgttgattgtattacgcggcagcgtactgctggccctggaggcggaggtggtgtcggacgcttttccgagggtggtagtgttcttcgtaaacgtagaggaagaggtttatctcaCTAAGTGTGACAGCGAACGctgacctacttcaactggaccttgtgtccacacaacacaaccggtgcagagtttattaccacccaaaatagacgcgtagaaacgagatttgtcagaaagaacggtttcggtgctttgcgctatcgactctttcctagtttctggacaattACCTGCGTATGTGCACAGCCGGCGAAGATGTTTTGTGATAACCAAATTTTTCCACCTTTCCACTTTTTTATtttccggaaactcatggcaattttcgctagtgatcgccagtcttttttttttttctttttcgatacttttgtatcgcaactttcgccccatccccagtcgctatgtgtgttcgcacgaaaacgctcccaagtggaccgtaaccgtagaccataacagcagaccgtaacaaatctttgctttttacttgccacaatgatggcaaagatttatacatttcaataaattcactcagaaattttttattgtccattttacttttccgcgcacgtctgttccgttcagaaattactacgattatgagctatttcgccatacacgcacgaacggTTCgagcaaatgttcgccaaaaattaaaatattttgatttttggcgaacatttgcgcgaagtggcaaacaccaccatacacgaaagaaaaggtcgcagaaacatgacataacgggaatgttcggaGAAATGTTCGTGTCGTTTATTTGGCGCTTAAAGAGAATTTCTGATTTCATAACTATCGAGAAATGGAATATATCGATATCATCACTATTTTACCACAACTTAAATCGAACTATTTATAGCAGCAATTTTCGAAACCATAAGAATTAAGTGATATGAACTCTGTGACAGGCTTTAAGCCTGTGCAAACAAGAGCTGCATTAGCGCtgcaacaaaaaaatcaaaacattcAATTTCAGGCACTAGTTTTTGATGATCCCAAAAAGCATTCGACCGAGCCAGCTGACGACCATGCTTTACTTTGGAAGAGAACAGATACAAATGTGAGTAAATCTACACATGATACAGATGCAGAGGAGtttgatataaaaaaaacacGAAATGAAGTCCTTCGTTTTGCTATGAACAATCAAAGAGTGtctaaaaacaaaaagaaaatggaAATATTCCAGCTTGTTAAACTAGGAATGAAACCGCCAAAGAAACCATATAAAAATTACAAGCAACTCTTGGACGAACGCAAACGTTTAAAAGACATACGTGAGCAGCGCAAGAAATTCCATGAGTTGGGCAAAAACCAGACAGGTAGTGCATCCGTGAAATGCCGTAGTAAAACACAGCTGGAGAAGCAGAACAAGAAACGTGCTCCCGTAACACATATAGATCAGAATTATGGTGTTGTTAAAccaaaattaaagagaaaaaaataagttgtataaaaaaaatgtatttgaaaacAATTACCATTGTAAATCTTAAATgactattgctttttttttttgtttgctttgtttACATTGCGATGGGCTTTGAGTTGAACTTTTTATATCGTTTTCGATTAATCATTCAAGCATAAGCGTTATCGTCTCCAATTCATAATTTTCCGATGTCAGATGCACTGACTTATTTCTTTAAGCGCAAAATTGGTGAAAATTTCATCGAAACAGAAACTGCAATTTCAAGGAAATACAGCAAATCATATTGCTGCTTGGAGAGAAGGTAAATGTGTGGCCGCGGGAGTAAAAACCAAGTTCTAAATTCGATTTAATCTAATGCAATTCAACTCCAAAAACAAATCAATCTCATATCGGAATTCAAAACTCTCGATTTTTATTTCGATTTGCATAAAACCACATAAATTTTAGTGGGTCACTATCGATATAACACAATTTCATATATTTCATATATGGCATTTGGCTGCAATTTAACAGCTGATATTACGCGATTCGCATACGAAGTTATTTTGCAAGTTTTCTAAATTCATTAAAATGTTCACATCACGTCGTCTATCTGCTATTGCTCGTCGAGCCTATAGTCAGACCACACAGAATGTTTCAGGAGCAAAACCTATAGCAGGACCAAGTAGCAGTGGTGCGAGTGTTAATGTAAATGTACCAGGGCTAAGCAGCAATGTTGTAAAACCTACTATGGAACCGCTAGGACCAGGCGCTTCCCCAACTGGCGATTACAAAGTACCCGAATATTATTCTTTCAATCGTTTCAGTTATGCCGAAGCTGAAGTGGAACTTGTTAAATATCGTCTACCACAACCATCAGCACAGATGAAAAAGTAAATATGTGACAGGAGGCAACAGCAAAAGCCAAGTGTATAACCAATAATAATtaacttcaattaataaaataaaattatattcatACGCCGATTCAATATTCTAAATATTGATCTAATATTCTAAATTTATGAAATGCATTAATATTTATACAATCATCTCCAGTTCACGTGCATAAAAAATAGCTTGTTCCGCTAACTCCACGGATGGTAATACTTCTTTTGGTTTAGCAGCTTTCTCTACGAAATTATAAACACCATCCGCACCCAAGTTCCAATTGCGTTTTTGACCGAATGCTTTCATTTCCTCAGTAGAATTGAGATTTAAACGCCTGGCTGCTTCTTTAGCAGATATCTTTTCATATGATTTTTCAATGCATGCACCAATTTCTTCACGCACTGTGTTTAAAAGGATATCCATAAAGTGATTATATATTTCAGAAGGTGCTGAGTTCTGCAAATGgtagaaaaattttaagaatcgaaATTAGCGacagaatttaaaaaataatacctttgcttggaaaattttattgtaacgtCCTTCCATTATATACTGCTCTAAAGCTAAAATAGGCCGTATGTATTTGTTATTTTGAATGGTGTCTGCTGAGAGTAGCTCTAATTCTGTATGGAATTCAGAAACTCGATTGACGGATAATAAGTAGAGCAAGTTTATTCCCAATAACTTGTACATATTTTCCGATTCGCCTATTTTTTGCCTgcaaaaaattgagaaaattctTTGACATTGATTCTGGAAAGGGTGATGATGTGCAATTCAAGTGATTCAGGTGATCTAATACAAAAAGGCTgcttaaaaaatatattattaaggCCTTTAATAAACTTGGCATTAGCGTGCAGGTCTCAAAGTACTGGATTAaggtaaaaaaattttgttgttgtagcagtgcttcgccccgcccaataggtgcgaccgatcacaaattgtcatcaatatcctctaacgggagtccaaggaaacttgctgtttcaacaggggtggaccataatgaaaggggtgttagaggcgttggtgccacattacaattaaagaggtggttggtgtcatgtgaggacacattgcaagcggggcataggtttgtatgtcggcgttgattctggataggtaagagtttagtcggttacagtatccagaacgaagtttagCTAGTGACTCgcctttccctggggagtatgcgtacctcttccgtaagttttgggtactgttccttgagtactggattcaccgggcaattcctggcaaaaaggtcctacgcctgtttgtggagttcacttaggacctgcttgtgtttttttttgcttcatacggctgagttctctggtgccgtatttccataatgcttacggagatgactccttcagCCCCTAGGCGGTAtttgctcatcaatcagatgtctgttgggatgcccaggtttctaggtattcaacaggaacagtttggttagcatctgatttctcttcctgatggggagtattctcgcctcattatgtagatggtgttctggggacataaggagacagctcgtggcggttctgagagcagtattttggcaggcctgtagcttcctgcagtgagtagtttttaggcttttGCTTTGTATgaggtaatgagcgtttctttgtcttttccccaagtactgccagcaagggatttgaggattttattacggctctggattttcggtataaATGCGGCTGCATGTTCACCAAAATgaagatcctgatcaaatgtcacacccaagattttggggtgtaagacagtcggtagcgtagtgccatcaacgtggatgttcaaaatggtcgacatctaATTTGTCGAAGgttaacaaattttatttatttatttattgacaaaaTTGAAAATCCCTTTGAGTAACATGCTTTAAACCCTATGCCTTCAACCAACTTCTAGAATTTGGATATATTTCAAGATTATATTCAAAACCTCATTGCCACTGTGGCTAGGAAGAGGGCAGGTATACTCTACAATGCCGAATAAGATCCTGGATTTCTTGCCTTTAGTATTATATGCCCTATACCTACACGATGTAAATGCACTTAATTTGTATACATACTTGTAATCGTAGTAATAGCATTTCAATTGCGACATATATCGCTCATAAGCAGGGATATCCTTGTTAGCAACGCTGTACTCCACTGCAATTTCAAGTACGTCACGAGCTAATACCATTTCTTTTTCTGATGCTTTACTGTCCCCAGTGGGCAAGTAAGATAAC is a genomic window of Eurosta solidaginis isolate ZX-2024a chromosome 4, ASM4086904v1, whole genome shotgun sequence containing:
- the Rpn12 gene encoding 26S proteasome non-ATPase regulatory subunit 8, yielding MSNLSGIESLYKELKSEWSKKPQNLKKCGQLLDNLKVALTKLSYLPTGDSKASEKEMVLARDVLEIAVEYSVANKDIPAYERYMSQLKCYYYDYKQKIGESENMYKLLGINLLYLLSVNRVSEFHTELELLSADTIQNNKYIRPILALEQYIMEGRYNKIFQAKNSAPSEIYNHFMDILLNTVREEIGACIEKSYEKISAKEAARRLNLNSTEEMKAFGQKRNWNLGADGVYNFVEKAAKPKEVLPSVELAEQAIFYARELEMIV
- the LOC137250722 gene encoding uncharacterized protein C1orf131, with the translated sequence MNSVTGFKPVQTRAALALQQKNQNIQFQALVFDDPKKHSTEPADDHALLWKRTDTNVSKSTHDTDAEEFDIKKTRNEVLRFAMNNQRVSKNKKKMEIFQLVKLGMKPPKKPYKNYKQLLDERKRLKDIREQRKKFHELGKNQTGSASVKCRSKTQLEKQNKKRAPVTHIDQNYGVVKPKLKRKK
- the NdufV3 gene encoding NADH dehydrogenase [ubiquinone] flavoprotein 3, mitochondrial; the protein is MFTSRRLSAIARRAYSQTTQNVSGAKPIAGPSSSGASVNVNVPGLSSNVVKPTMEPLGPGASPTGDYKVPEYYSFNRFSYAEAEVELVKYRLPQPSAQMKK